One Setaria viridis chromosome 3, Setaria_viridis_v4.0, whole genome shotgun sequence DNA window includes the following coding sequences:
- the LOC117850760 gene encoding outer envelope pore protein 37, chloroplastic isoform X2, translating into MAAPALLPPPPMDGDGAAPPVPATPDPASPPPAPEPKPPLLRRRPPVRVTSEFDSERRLFSHRFSCRVLDGLAKLRLRVSHGAGGGGIAWGPPDVALLARNFSVVVDPASRGAVLRGAADLAGSLRLRASHNTKNCQSGEQSYIHVGCSAHCLSVSCNYEYDKSIVSCIHLDRCFQFKYHSSKEQQGEVSVTANLGDSPCKIELSSLVPPNGPPRATFFFPNGEVSIKEKILDEGNRILSVNGLVKSRVLKGVCTTAYNDNAMNIKYRYKDDEISFIPSISLPSNSLAFAFKRQLTPSDKLSYWYNFDTNYWGAIYKHKENKHLKWKAGYESDNRLGWASLWVGDAGGSTKEVPLKAKAHFTLKVPQGNIKNSVVVFHVKKRWDF; encoded by the exons ATGGCGGCGCCCGcactcctccctccccctccgaTGGACGGAgacggcgccgccccgcccgtccCCGCGACCCCGGACCCggcctcgcccccgccggcgccggagccgaaGCCCCCACTTCTGCGCCGGCGTCCGCCCGTCCGGGTGACCTCGGAGTTCGACAGCGAGCGGCGGCTCTTCTCGCACCGCTTCTCCTGCCGCGTCCTCGACGGCCTCGCCAAGCTCCGCCTCCGCGTCAGCCACGGTGCAGGGGGAGGAGGGATCGCCTGGGGCCCGCCCGATGTGGCCCTCCTGGCGCGGAACTTCtccgtcgtcgtcgaccccgCGTCCCGCGGCGCCGTGCTGCGGggcgccgccgacctcgccggcTCTCTGCGCCTGCGCGCTTCGCACAACACGAAG AATTGCCAGAGTGGAGAACAATCATATATTCATGTCGGCTGTTCAGCACACTGTTTATCTGTGTCTTGCAACTATGAATATGACAAATCTATTGTTTCTTGCATTCACTTGGATAGGTGCTTTCAGTTCAAGTACCACAGTAGCAAG GAGCAACAAGGAGAAGTGTCAGTTACTGCAAATTTGGGAGATTCACCATGCAAGATTGAATTATCATCTCTGGTTCCTCCTAATGGACCG CCAAGAGCAACTTTCTTCTTTCCAAATGGTGAAGTTTCAATAAAAGAGAAGATATTGGATGAGGGTAACAGAATTTTGTCAGTAAACGGCCTAGTGAAGTCACGTGTTTTGAAAGGAGTTTGCACAACTGCGTACAACGATAATGCAATGAACATTAAATACCGCTACAAG GATGATGAGATATCATTTATCCCCAGCATCTCGCTACCATCCAATTCACTAGCATTCGCATTCAAGCGCCAATTAACGCCATCGGACAAGCTGAG CTATTGGTACAATTTCGACACAAATTACTGGGGTGCCATCTACAAGCACAAGGAAAATAAGCATCTCAAGTGGAAAGCTGGTTATGAGTCAGACAACAGGCTTGGATGGGCATCACTTTGG GTTGGAGATGCTGGCGGCAGTACAAAGGAGGTGCCTTTGAAGGCCAAAGCCCATTTCACGCTTAAAGTCCCCCAGGGCAATATAAAGAATTCTGTCGTAGTGTTTCATGTGAAAAAAAGATGGGATTTTTAG
- the LOC117850760 gene encoding outer envelope pore protein 37, chloroplastic isoform X1: MAAPALLPPPPMDGDGAAPPVPATPDPASPPPAPEPKPPLLRRRPPVRVTSEFDSERRLFSHRFSCRVLDGLAKLRLRVSHGAGGGGIAWGPPDVALLARNFSVVVDPASRGAVLRGAADLAGSLRLRASHNTKEQQGEVSVTANLGDSPCKIELSSLVPPNGPPRATFFFPNGEVSIKEKILDEGNRILSVNGLVKSRVLKGVCTTAYNDNAMNIKYRYKDDEISFIPSISLPSNSLAFAFKRQLTPSDKLSYWYNFDTNYWGAIYKHKENKHLKWKAGYESDNRLGWASLWVGDAGGSTKEVPLKAKAHFTLKVPQGNIKNSVVVFHVKKRWDF; the protein is encoded by the exons ATGGCGGCGCCCGcactcctccctccccctccgaTGGACGGAgacggcgccgccccgcccgtccCCGCGACCCCGGACCCggcctcgcccccgccggcgccggagccgaaGCCCCCACTTCTGCGCCGGCGTCCGCCCGTCCGGGTGACCTCGGAGTTCGACAGCGAGCGGCGGCTCTTCTCGCACCGCTTCTCCTGCCGCGTCCTCGACGGCCTCGCCAAGCTCCGCCTCCGCGTCAGCCACGGTGCAGGGGGAGGAGGGATCGCCTGGGGCCCGCCCGATGTGGCCCTCCTGGCGCGGAACTTCtccgtcgtcgtcgaccccgCGTCCCGCGGCGCCGTGCTGCGGggcgccgccgacctcgccggcTCTCTGCGCCTGCGCGCTTCGCACAACACGAAG GAGCAACAAGGAGAAGTGTCAGTTACTGCAAATTTGGGAGATTCACCATGCAAGATTGAATTATCATCTCTGGTTCCTCCTAATGGACCG CCAAGAGCAACTTTCTTCTTTCCAAATGGTGAAGTTTCAATAAAAGAGAAGATATTGGATGAGGGTAACAGAATTTTGTCAGTAAACGGCCTAGTGAAGTCACGTGTTTTGAAAGGAGTTTGCACAACTGCGTACAACGATAATGCAATGAACATTAAATACCGCTACAAG GATGATGAGATATCATTTATCCCCAGCATCTCGCTACCATCCAATTCACTAGCATTCGCATTCAAGCGCCAATTAACGCCATCGGACAAGCTGAG CTATTGGTACAATTTCGACACAAATTACTGGGGTGCCATCTACAAGCACAAGGAAAATAAGCATCTCAAGTGGAAAGCTGGTTATGAGTCAGACAACAGGCTTGGATGGGCATCACTTTGG GTTGGAGATGCTGGCGGCAGTACAAAGGAGGTGCCTTTGAAGGCCAAAGCCCATTTCACGCTTAAAGTCCCCCAGGGCAATATAAAGAATTCTGTCGTAGTGTTTCATGTGAAAAAAAGATGGGATTTTTAG